In one Candidatus Hydrogenedentota bacterium genomic region, the following are encoded:
- a CDS encoding response regulator, protein MRNALQDQYVDRDARKGVQLNVLVADDDAVARRLMERLLTQWGHEVVAAADGDRAYEQIEQRPELQVLLLDWMMPGLDGPEICRRVRAQQREHYVYILLITSRSGREDFLEGMSAGADDFVIKPVDPDELQVRLIAAQRVIGLKTDIETQERINHELRELDRMKSAFILLTSHELRSPLAVINGATELLRPHIDPDKRTARSLLDALTKSTQRLVDVVVRTLKVSHEGGYDQGLFAEETDLAALTKDVVEEACVFADRRGQKLRVTVDDGLPPVTLDRSKIADALLNLLMNAIKFTPDGETIGVNVCQPDAGNVRFEVIDRGVGVSETDKPHIFEMYFSTLDMLHHSSGSYEFGKRGLGLGLPIVKHFAELHGGTAGFESSEGNGSRFFFTIPLTGVPEPGGQEGPHNAAAGSAP, encoded by the coding sequence GTGAGAAACGCGTTGCAGGACCAATACGTGGACCGCGACGCAAGAAAAGGTGTTCAATTGAACGTTCTTGTCGCAGATGATGACGCAGTTGCCCGGCGTCTTATGGAACGGCTTCTTACCCAATGGGGGCACGAAGTTGTTGCCGCTGCGGACGGCGATCGCGCTTACGAGCAGATCGAACAGCGCCCGGAACTTCAAGTGCTTCTCCTGGATTGGATGATGCCTGGCCTGGACGGGCCGGAGATATGCCGGCGGGTGCGGGCTCAGCAACGCGAACATTATGTCTACATTCTGCTGATCACGTCCCGCTCGGGCCGCGAGGATTTCCTGGAAGGCATGTCCGCGGGCGCGGATGATTTCGTTATCAAGCCGGTTGACCCGGACGAGCTACAGGTGCGTCTGATAGCCGCGCAACGCGTGATAGGGTTGAAGACGGATATCGAGACGCAAGAGAGAATCAATCATGAGCTGCGTGAGCTGGATAGGATGAAGTCGGCTTTCATTCTTCTCACCTCTCACGAGCTGCGTTCCCCGTTAGCCGTGATAAACGGCGCGACGGAACTGCTTCGTCCCCACATTGACCCTGACAAGAGGACTGCTCGGAGCCTCCTGGACGCATTAACTAAGAGCACTCAGCGCCTCGTTGATGTGGTTGTGCGAACACTGAAGGTGAGCCACGAAGGCGGTTATGACCAGGGTCTATTTGCCGAAGAAACGGACTTGGCGGCACTCACCAAGGACGTCGTGGAGGAAGCATGCGTGTTCGCGGACCGGCGCGGTCAGAAGCTGCGCGTTACTGTGGACGACGGTCTGCCCCCTGTCACGCTTGACCGCAGCAAGATTGCCGACGCGCTTCTAAACCTCCTGATGAACGCCATCAAGTTCACCCCCGACGGCGAGACCATCGGCGTGAACGTTTGTCAGCCGGACGCGGGAAACGTGCGCTTTGAGGTCATTGACCGGGGAGTGGGCGTCTCCGAGACGGACAAGCCCCACATTTTCGAGATGTACTTCTCGACGCTCGACATGCTGCACCATTCCTCCGGCAGTTACGAGTTTGGCAAACGCGGCCTGGGCCTGGGACTGCCGATCGTCAAGCATTTCGCGGAATTGCACGGAGGGACGGCTGGTTTTGAGAGTTCGGAAGGCAACGGTTCGCGGTTCTTTTTCACCATTCCGCTGACCGGGGTACCGGAGCCGGGCGGCCAGGAAGGTCCCCACAACGCGGCCGCTGGTAGCGCGCCGTAA
- a CDS encoding response regulator, producing MEARLVDMKPLRTLILNSEDWLMGRILEYARKREYARYTSTLKEAWRLSISGLSDALVSALDTTGASFELGPDEDFTGDPICSFALVESQRHRARGISLAMFLGLMTYYRDSFLDLVRGSDFEPLYKAHCCHVITRLFDRFEIAFCSDWAGSDPSSLIAELQASNRSMTNEKNRYLTVFESHPHPVFVLDTRMRIVNLNHAAALLVHHGKVPGDQYYKIRALLKDKTAVAEQDAHGICKGLSGTPLAEILPGLAADLSRFLGSAGEVLAVEREIPAENGPRCYHVKFARILDVSEKFGGAIVTLEDITVQKQAAEELRRAKEAAESANRAKSSFLANMSHEIRTPMSAIMGMMDLLADTDLTEEQRDFAETAHQSSESLLSIINDILDFSKIEAGKLELESLAFHLPTHIEAVADVFAGQVDDKGIELCVLVAPDVPDYVLGDPGRLRQVLVNLVGNAIKFTEKGEVVLNVARTAWNGHDDAVRFEVSDTGIGIIEEQRERLFESFTQADASTTRRYGGTGLGLAICQRLISLMGGEIGVESEAGAGSTFYFVVPLPPAEGELVPEQLTESVDLRGVRVLVVDDNDTNRLILRTYLERWGCVVAEAGDGCSALTALREAARAGRPFRLALLDLQMPGMDGEELAQEVKRDATVASTRLILLTSIGRRCPLERLANIGFEGVLMKPAKRQALFDCVTTVLGRRPAPVGKGVSSVVTEHTLDWPARGRFLLLVVEDVTANQKVMDRLLAKAGFRCELARNGREALEALKRRHYDLVLMDCQMPEMDGYEATRRLREQERPGDHIPVIAMTASAMKGDRERCLAAGMDDYLSKPVIRENLLSVLNRWLRPPDANGEAHACSGGPPCAALPEEVAPVDLSVLRQSCGEDAEFMAEIVHEYLGENAQRLVELAAAVETRNPQSMERWAHVIRGSSLTIGAQRIADLARELERQGREHDLDGAQEMLASVTKEGERVAQFLRSTFPDSPGALESDPEKGPAA from the coding sequence ATGGAAGCCAGACTTGTAGATATGAAGCCCTTGCGCACGCTGATCTTGAATAGTGAAGACTGGCTGATGGGGCGGATTCTGGAATATGCCAGAAAGCGCGAATACGCGAGATACACGTCCACACTGAAGGAAGCGTGGCGCCTTTCCATCTCGGGGTTGTCCGACGCGCTCGTGAGCGCGCTGGACACCACTGGCGCTAGCTTCGAGCTGGGTCCCGACGAGGACTTCACGGGGGACCCGATCTGTTCGTTCGCCTTGGTAGAATCCCAGCGCCATCGCGCTCGCGGCATCAGTCTCGCCATGTTCCTGGGGCTGATGACGTACTATCGTGACTCCTTTCTTGATCTCGTGCGCGGTTCGGATTTCGAGCCGTTGTACAAGGCGCACTGCTGTCACGTGATTACCCGCCTGTTCGACCGTTTCGAGATCGCGTTCTGCAGTGACTGGGCGGGGTCGGACCCGAGCAGCCTGATTGCCGAACTTCAGGCCAGCAACCGTTCCATGACGAACGAAAAGAACCGTTATCTCACCGTTTTCGAGAGTCATCCCCATCCGGTGTTTGTGCTGGACACCCGGATGCGCATAGTGAATCTGAACCATGCAGCGGCCCTGCTGGTCCATCACGGAAAGGTGCCCGGCGACCAATACTACAAGATTCGGGCCTTGCTCAAAGACAAGACGGCAGTTGCTGAACAGGATGCGCACGGAATCTGCAAAGGGCTATCCGGAACGCCGCTCGCTGAGATTCTACCCGGGCTGGCGGCAGACCTCTCCCGCTTCTTGGGCAGTGCCGGTGAAGTTCTCGCTGTCGAGCGAGAAATACCGGCAGAAAACGGTCCCCGCTGCTACCACGTGAAATTCGCCCGGATTCTCGACGTGAGCGAGAAATTTGGCGGCGCCATTGTCACCCTCGAGGATATAACCGTTCAGAAACAGGCAGCCGAGGAATTGCGCCGCGCGAAAGAGGCCGCGGAATCGGCAAACCGGGCCAAGAGCAGTTTCCTGGCTAACATGAGCCACGAGATCCGCACTCCCATGAGCGCCATCATGGGCATGATGGACCTGTTGGCGGACACCGACTTGACCGAGGAGCAACGGGATTTCGCCGAAACCGCGCATCAGTCCAGCGAATCCCTTCTCAGCATCATCAATGATATTTTGGATTTCTCGAAGATCGAGGCGGGGAAGTTGGAACTCGAGTCCCTGGCATTTCACTTGCCCACGCATATCGAGGCGGTGGCCGACGTTTTTGCGGGACAAGTGGATGACAAGGGCATCGAGTTGTGCGTTCTGGTCGCGCCCGACGTCCCTGATTACGTGCTAGGCGACCCGGGACGCCTCCGGCAAGTTCTGGTCAATCTGGTGGGGAACGCGATCAAGTTCACGGAGAAGGGCGAGGTGGTCCTGAATGTCGCCCGCACGGCCTGGAACGGTCATGACGATGCGGTCCGCTTTGAGGTGTCCGATACGGGGATCGGCATTATCGAGGAACAGCGCGAGCGGCTTTTCGAGTCGTTCACGCAGGCGGATGCGTCGACTACCCGCAGATACGGGGGCACGGGGCTTGGCCTCGCGATCTGCCAGCGGCTGATAAGCCTCATGGGGGGTGAGATCGGCGTCGAGAGCGAAGCAGGCGCGGGCTCGACGTTTTACTTCGTTGTTCCCCTGCCTCCGGCAGAAGGTGAACTTGTGCCCGAGCAATTGACCGAGTCGGTCGATCTGAGGGGAGTGCGGGTCCTGGTGGTCGACGATAACGATACAAACCGGCTGATTCTTCGTACCTATCTCGAGCGCTGGGGATGCGTGGTTGCGGAGGCTGGCGACGGATGCAGCGCGTTGACCGCGCTTCGTGAGGCGGCCCGCGCCGGGCGGCCGTTCCGCCTGGCGTTGTTGGACCTGCAGATGCCGGGAATGGACGGCGAAGAACTCGCTCAAGAAGTGAAGCGTGATGCGACAGTCGCGAGCACGCGCCTTATCCTCCTGACCTCGATTGGACGCAGGTGCCCCCTGGAACGCCTCGCCAACATCGGCTTTGAAGGAGTATTGATGAAACCCGCCAAACGGCAAGCACTGTTCGATTGCGTCACGACGGTCCTGGGCCGGCGTCCCGCCCCGGTTGGCAAAGGCGTGAGCAGTGTCGTAACGGAGCATACGCTGGACTGGCCGGCACGGGGCCGCTTTCTCTTGCTGGTGGTTGAGGATGTGACCGCCAACCAGAAAGTGATGGACCGGTTGCTCGCCAAAGCGGGGTTCCGCTGCGAGCTGGCTCGTAACGGCCGGGAGGCCCTCGAGGCGCTGAAACGCCGGCACTACGACCTCGTGCTGATGGACTGCCAGATGCCCGAGATGGACGGCTATGAGGCCACACGGAGATTGCGCGAGCAGGAAAGGCCCGGCGACCATATCCCGGTTATCGCGATGACCGCCTCGGCGATGAAGGGAGACCGCGAGCGCTGCCTGGCGGCGGGAATGGATGACTACCTCTCCAAACCCGTCATCAGGGAGAACCTGTTATCGGTGTTGAACAGGTGGCTGCGCCCGCCTGACGCGAATGGTGAAGCGCATGCGTGCTCCGGCGGTCCGCCATGCGCTGCTCTCCCGGAAGAGGTTGCCCCGGTAGATTTGAGTGTTTTGAGACAATCGTGCGGGGAGGACGCGGAGTTTATGGCCGAGATCGTCCACGAGTACTTGGGCGAAAATGCCCAGCGGCTTGTGGAACTCGCCGCGGCCGTGGAAACGCGCAATCCCCAAAGCATGGAACGCTGGGCCCATGTGATTAGGGGCAGTTCTCTGACCATTGGCGCTCAACGCATTGCCGACCTCGCACGAGAGTTGGAACGGCAAGGCCGCGAACACGATCTTGACGGCGCGCAGGAGATGCTGGCATCCGTCACAAAGGAAGGCGAACGCGTGGCCCAATTCCTGCGGTCAACCTTTCCGGACAGCCCGGGCGCCCTGGAGAGCGACCCGGAGAAGGGTCCCGCTGCATAG
- a CDS encoding MFS transporter, producing MSESVSNRANGSRWANVVRPLRSRNYRLFFVGQGISLTGTWMQRTALLWLVGTMFPDEKTAAFWLGIVGFAGQIPAIVLTPLAGALADRWDRRRMLVAAQALAMLQSFVLAALTVTGGVEIWQIVVLSLWLGAVNAVEVPTRQSFVIEMVERPEDLTNAIALNSSIVNLGRLVGPAFGGVVTAMFGVGACFLLNGFSFLAVIIALLVMRIKPRRVQPSKKHVLQNLAEGLVYAFTFPPIRALLLIMALVSLVGVPYNSLLPAFGRHVLSCGPKGYGTLVAVAGVGALAGALYLASRSSVRGLGRIIVFAPALFGATLIGFSLNRSFALALLFMPLLGLGQMLLMASCNTVLQTIVDDDKRGRVMSFYSLSFMGVVPLGNLLAGFAAREIGSALTMAIGGTVCVLGAVDFYRRLPNLRALLHRIYVSKGIVPEVATGLQAAAEPSGTSNAGGPGAAPQGGHS from the coding sequence GTGAGTGAGTCTGTCTCAAATAGAGCCAACGGGTCGCGGTGGGCCAATGTCGTCCGGCCGCTGCGCTCGCGCAATTACCGCCTGTTCTTCGTAGGTCAGGGTATCTCGCTGACGGGCACCTGGATGCAGCGGACCGCCCTCCTGTGGCTGGTCGGCACCATGTTCCCCGATGAAAAGACCGCTGCGTTCTGGCTGGGCATAGTGGGCTTCGCCGGGCAGATTCCCGCCATCGTGCTGACCCCTCTGGCGGGCGCCCTGGCCGACCGGTGGGACCGGCGGCGTATGCTCGTAGCCGCCCAAGCGCTGGCCATGCTCCAGTCCTTCGTGCTGGCCGCGCTGACGGTGACCGGCGGCGTTGAAATCTGGCAGATCGTCGTCCTCTCGCTCTGGTTGGGCGCGGTGAACGCGGTCGAAGTGCCAACTCGGCAGTCGTTCGTTATCGAGATGGTGGAACGGCCGGAAGACCTCACCAATGCCATTGCACTCAACAGTTCCATCGTCAATTTAGGCCGTCTGGTGGGTCCCGCCTTTGGCGGCGTCGTTACGGCCATGTTTGGCGTTGGCGCGTGCTTTTTGCTCAACGGGTTCAGCTTCCTGGCCGTCATCATTGCGCTGCTGGTTATGCGCATCAAGCCGCGCCGGGTCCAGCCCAGCAAGAAACACGTGCTCCAGAACCTGGCCGAGGGGCTGGTCTATGCCTTCACTTTCCCGCCGATTCGTGCCTTATTGCTAATCATGGCGCTGGTCAGCCTCGTGGGCGTTCCGTACAACTCCCTGCTGCCGGCGTTCGGCAGGCACGTTTTGTCTTGCGGCCCCAAGGGCTACGGCACATTAGTCGCGGTGGCCGGCGTTGGCGCCCTGGCCGGGGCGCTGTACCTGGCGAGCCGCTCCTCGGTCCGCGGACTGGGCCGCATCATTGTCTTTGCCCCTGCCCTCTTCGGCGCCACGCTGATCGGCTTTTCCCTCAACCGGTCATTCGCGTTGGCGCTCCTGTTCATGCCGCTGCTCGGTCTGGGCCAGATGCTGCTGATGGCGTCCTGTAATACTGTTTTACAGACCATCGTGGACGACGACAAGCGCGGGCGCGTGATGAGCTTCTATTCACTGTCGTTCATGGGGGTCGTGCCTTTGGGCAACTTGTTGGCGGGGTTCGCCGCGCGTGAGATTGGCTCGGCACTGACCATGGCCATCGGGGGGACGGTCTGTGTCCTGGGCGCCGTTGATTTCTACCGGAGACTTCCTAACTTGCGCGCGCTGCTCCATCGGATATATGTCAGCAAGGGTATTGTCCCCGAAGTGGCCACTGGCCTGCAGGCAGCCGCCGAACCGTCCGGCACGTCCAATGCGGGAGGACCAGGCGCCGCACCACAAGGCGGCCACTCTTGA
- a CDS encoding PKD domain-containing protein — MLAFRLEAQEVDFDVSHRVIRQGKTLTCSNETVAGALPVIGWVWDFGDGGTSADEAPNHVYGAPGQFTVSLTAITASDNVTETKVGYVIVLGPGAPVIINEYLASNGSGLQDEDGKYSDWIELYNATDDPVSLLGWALTDDELNPSKWLLPDVTIGPGGFLVVFASDKNRSAVPGELHTNFKLDADGEYVALVQDPSVPTVAYAYPAREQRTDVSYGLVGMDTGLPEPELHGFMVVPTPGAPNAYDSAQADVTAAPVLSHIHGHYDAPFNLSLTATDPGAEIYYTEDGSLPNQVTGTLYAVPLPVTANRVIRAIAYAPGYIGSRVVTATYIIGASALEKSLPALCVVGDPAKDLWAPDGIMVINGGYYDDSGKWQPLNSGDFNSFLEHGDEWERKVSLEFFDPSGAPASSELLGFQEDCGIRVHGSTGRREGYRIAAAIDDPWDDYVYKISFRYYFRDEYGNSRLLYPLIPNANLYSLKHIVMRAGTDDPYNPFVKDEMSRRLMAQMGNVTCMGTFVHFYLNGYFKGYYNPVERYSEDFFQHAYGSNTGWDVVKGTDEAEYDRRELVEGDWGAWFALNDFAENNDLSDPTNYAAIATMMDIDNFIDYLIIECYGANFDWPRNNWYMARERSADAGLSRWRFYVWDMEMCYYAMSDSAEDFTVEPYSDNPFHLTDGWSFLRAPGTNRDDSPIAKLYQALRENDDFRAAWEARACVLLGPGGVLGTANAQVLFDDLYNEVNDVLLYQPMNTFIRDVWAVERPRWLLHWFAEEGLMPTYGNTDTDADGLTGVEEIALGTNPDNPDSDGDGLTDGEEVNLLLTDPLDSDSDDDLLPDGWEVDYGLNPNSGAGDDGASGDPDLDTYSNLDEYNAGTDPRSGESFPGNSVPAADFSATPTSGCAPLSVQFTDQSSGSPTSWLWSFGDGTTSSEQNPSHDYAECGLYAVTLTVQNAYGSDTETRTDYIVVTCGDLVANRSFWYYKYASPGVEEVRVTIENLGADDLSALEVVEELPAGWTFDSLVSFDPAGCGPATIPSLGATGTLEFIWICIPESPYTLTYRVNVPSGQTGEVPFSGDVHYQGAGGAEQTAPIGCLGSVAERVQHSLDYSPANYTISVSEILRVIQFYNLGGYHCAVGTEDGYEPGLSEALDPCCVPHDSDYNPKDWKISVSEILRVIQFYNLGGYHLAEGTEDGYAPGLAAKAMPNSVKADEKMVLPPAVTLPALYAVRGTAANGDASEVTVTFTGVGAEPVSALGLVETLPEGWTFDSIVDATEPPAVAPVQGDSGELNFAWIWPPALPAQVTYRIHSDSAKAGMAELVGKALYRTSGAEQQAVVAHGAPQTFHADASASPLWQGLPTQPLFRPPGLQNRLDAEYASTDEQSGFVSRRFLR; from the coding sequence GTGTTGGCATTTCGACTGGAAGCGCAGGAAGTTGATTTTGACGTATCGCACCGGGTCATCCGCCAGGGCAAAACGCTGACTTGTTCCAATGAGACGGTGGCGGGCGCGCTCCCCGTTATTGGCTGGGTATGGGATTTTGGCGATGGCGGAACGAGCGCGGATGAGGCGCCGAATCATGTTTATGGCGCGCCGGGACAGTTCACCGTTTCGTTGACGGCGATTACCGCTTCGGACAACGTGACCGAGACAAAGGTGGGATATGTCATCGTGTTGGGTCCGGGTGCGCCGGTGATCATTAATGAATATCTCGCTTCTAATGGCAGTGGCCTGCAGGATGAAGATGGGAAGTATTCGGACTGGATTGAACTGTATAACGCGACGGACGATCCGGTGTCGCTGCTGGGTTGGGCCTTGACGGATGATGAGCTGAATCCGAGTAAGTGGCTGCTGCCGGATGTGACGATTGGTCCCGGCGGTTTTCTGGTCGTTTTTGCCTCGGACAAGAATCGTTCGGCGGTGCCGGGTGAATTGCACACCAACTTCAAGCTGGACGCGGACGGCGAGTACGTTGCCCTCGTCCAGGATCCGTCGGTGCCGACTGTGGCGTATGCTTATCCGGCGCGCGAGCAGCGCACGGACGTTTCCTATGGATTGGTCGGCATGGACACGGGGTTGCCGGAACCGGAGCTGCATGGGTTCATGGTAGTACCTACGCCCGGCGCGCCCAATGCCTACGACAGCGCTCAGGCTGACGTAACGGCCGCGCCTGTCTTGAGCCATATTCACGGCCATTACGACGCGCCCTTTAACCTGAGCCTTACGGCCACAGACCCGGGCGCCGAGATCTATTACACGGAGGACGGTTCGCTGCCGAATCAGGTGACTGGCACCCTGTATGCCGTGCCGCTCCCCGTGACCGCGAATAGGGTGATTCGCGCGATCGCCTATGCGCCAGGGTACATCGGGTCAAGGGTGGTAACCGCGACTTATATCATCGGCGCGAGTGCCTTGGAGAAGAGCTTGCCTGCGCTGTGCGTGGTGGGCGATCCGGCGAAGGATCTATGGGCGCCGGACGGCATCATGGTCATCAATGGCGGCTATTACGATGATTCGGGGAAGTGGCAGCCCCTCAATAGCGGCGATTTCAATTCGTTCCTGGAGCACGGCGATGAATGGGAGCGCAAGGTTTCCCTGGAGTTCTTCGATCCATCCGGCGCGCCGGCTTCGTCTGAGCTGCTTGGTTTCCAGGAGGATTGCGGTATCCGGGTACACGGCAGCACGGGGCGCCGGGAAGGATACCGGATCGCCGCAGCCATCGATGATCCCTGGGATGATTACGTGTACAAGATTTCGTTCCGCTACTATTTCCGGGATGAATACGGAAATTCGCGCTTGCTGTATCCCCTGATCCCGAATGCGAACCTGTACAGCCTGAAGCATATCGTCATGCGCGCGGGCACGGACGATCCCTACAATCCCTTTGTCAAGGACGAAATGAGCCGTCGTTTGATGGCTCAAATGGGTAATGTAACGTGCATGGGTACTTTCGTTCATTTCTACCTGAACGGCTATTTTAAGGGCTATTACAATCCCGTGGAACGCTATTCCGAAGACTTCTTCCAGCACGCCTATGGAAGTAATACGGGCTGGGATGTTGTCAAGGGCACCGATGAAGCGGAATACGACCGACGTGAACTCGTGGAAGGCGACTGGGGTGCCTGGTTTGCGCTGAATGATTTCGCGGAGAATAACGACCTGTCCGACCCAACGAATTACGCGGCGATCGCGACGATGATGGATATCGACAACTTTATCGACTATCTCATCATCGAATGCTATGGCGCGAATTTCGATTGGCCGCGAAATAACTGGTACATGGCCCGTGAACGCAGTGCCGATGCGGGTTTGAGCCGCTGGCGCTTCTATGTCTGGGATATGGAAATGTGCTATTACGCCATGTCCGACTCGGCGGAAGATTTTACGGTGGAACCCTATTCGGATAATCCCTTCCACCTGACCGACGGCTGGAGTTTCCTGCGGGCGCCGGGAACAAACCGGGACGACTCCCCAATTGCCAAGCTGTACCAGGCTTTGCGCGAGAACGATGACTTCAGGGCTGCCTGGGAAGCGCGCGCCTGTGTATTGCTTGGCCCGGGCGGAGTTCTGGGCACAGCCAATGCGCAGGTTCTGTTTGATGACTTGTATAACGAAGTGAACGACGTCCTGCTTTACCAACCCATGAACACCTTCATCCGCGACGTATGGGCGGTCGAGCGTCCTCGGTGGTTGCTGCATTGGTTTGCCGAAGAAGGGCTGATGCCCACGTATGGAAATACAGACACGGACGCCGACGGGCTCACGGGGGTCGAGGAAATCGCGCTGGGTACAAACCCGGACAATCCGGATTCGGACGGCGATGGCTTGACCGATGGCGAGGAAGTGAACCTGCTGTTGACGGACCCGTTGGATTCCGACTCCGATGACGACCTCTTGCCGGACGGATGGGAAGTCGACTACGGCCTCAACCCGAACAGCGGCGCCGGCGACGATGGCGCCAGCGGCGATCCGGACTTGGATACGTACTCCAACCTCGATGAGTACAACGCCGGTACCGACCCGCGCTCCGGTGAGTCTTTCCCGGGCAATTCCGTCCCGGCGGCGGATTTCAGCGCGACACCCACGAGCGGCTGCGCTCCGCTGAGTGTGCAGTTCACGGACCAGTCGTCCGGTAGCCCCACATCGTGGTTGTGGAGCTTTGGCGACGGAACCACGAGCTCGGAGCAGAATCCGAGCCATGATTATGCCGAATGTGGCCTCTACGCGGTGACGTTGACGGTTCAGAACGCATACGGCTCGGACACGGAAACGAGGACAGACTACATCGTCGTGACGTGTGGAGACCTTGTTGCGAACCGTTCGTTCTGGTACTACAAGTATGCGTCGCCGGGGGTCGAGGAAGTCAGGGTGACCATCGAGAACCTGGGAGCGGACGATCTGAGCGCCTTGGAGGTGGTCGAAGAGCTCCCGGCGGGGTGGACGTTTGATTCGCTGGTAAGCTTCGACCCGGCGGGATGCGGCCCCGCGACCATCCCGAGTCTCGGCGCAACCGGCACGCTCGAATTCATCTGGATTTGCATTCCCGAGTCCCCCTATACGCTCACGTACCGGGTGAATGTGCCTTCTGGTCAGACGGGCGAGGTGCCTTTCTCGGGCGATGTGCATTACCAGGGTGCGGGTGGCGCTGAGCAAACAGCGCCAATTGGCTGTCTGGGTTCAGTAGCGGAACGCGTCCAGCATTCGCTGGATTACAGTCCCGCGAATTACACGATCAGCGTGTCGGAGATTCTGCGGGTGATCCAGTTCTACAACCTTGGCGGGTATCACTGTGCCGTTGGGACCGAGGACGGGTACGAACCCGGCCTTTCGGAAGCGCTGGACCCCTGCTGCGTGCCGCACGACAGTGACTACAATCCGAAGGATTGGAAGATCAGCGTGTCGGAGATCCTGCGCGTGATTCAGTTCTACAACTTGGGCGGTTACCATCTCGCGGAAGGTACCGAAGACGGCTACGCCCCGGGGCTCGCCGCCAAAGCAATGCCGAACAGCGTTAAGGCCGATGAAAAGATGGTTCTGCCCCCGGCTGTAACCCTCCCGGCGCTCTATGCCGTGCGCGGGACCGCCGCGAACGGAGACGCCTCTGAAGTGACGGTAACATTCACCGGCGTCGGCGCGGAACCGGTCTCGGCCTTGGGGCTCGTGGAAACGCTGCCGGAGGGTTGGACCTTTGATAGTATCGTCGATGCCACCGAGCCGCCTGCCGTCGCGCCTGTCCAAGGCGACTCGGGCGAACTGAACTTCGCCTGGATCTGGCCGCCTGCGTTGCCGGCACAGGTGACCTACCGCATACACTCAGACTCGGCCAAAGCCGGCATGGCGGAGCTCGTTGGAAAGGCCCTGTACCGCACCTCCGGCGCGGAACAGCAAGCCGTGGTGGCTCACGGGGCGCCGCAGACGTTCCATGCCGACGCCAGCGCCTCCCCGCTGTGGCAGGGTCTCCCGACCCAGCCACTGTTCCGACCGCCAGGTCTCCAAAACCGCCTGGATGCCGAATACGCGTCCACGGATGAACAGAGTGGCTTTGTGTCGAGGCGTTTCTTGCGATAG
- a CDS encoding uroporphyrinogen decarboxylase family protein yields MNPRERMLAALKGRPVDRVPLLLLGFHDGFPQQTDDPGKREILSRMGEHLHFLYECPSQVNRYLVTPPQRLREVKWEEGNGKTVTTTVIDTPRGPLTAVTERNHATDTVWTLKYPVETLEDIAKLQSVPWELPAGLEPPDLSSLPGAFATRGIVHSGVSSPFVCVAGMMRYERFLELCATELNLLRELTQLCLDRILDVLDVLLSQNSVEWVWMGGCEWVTPPMGSNRVYDELVQPFERRVIERVHAGGALSHVHCHGNVRSTLARVIERGADYFEPVEPPPDGDVSFAEAKELADGRITLGGNIEARLLEHEEPEVVEKAARNAFEGGKARMVLQTTAEPLARMTSRMVENYHRMLDVWEELSPA; encoded by the coding sequence ATGAACCCGCGTGAGCGAATGCTGGCGGCGCTGAAGGGACGGCCGGTCGACCGCGTGCCTCTTCTCTTGCTGGGCTTCCACGACGGCTTCCCCCAGCAGACGGACGACCCGGGCAAGCGGGAAATCCTCAGCCGTATGGGCGAACATCTCCATTTTCTCTACGAGTGCCCGTCGCAGGTCAACCGTTATCTCGTTACCCCGCCTCAGCGCCTGCGGGAAGTCAAGTGGGAAGAGGGGAACGGGAAAACGGTCACGACCACGGTGATAGATACGCCTCGGGGACCCTTGACCGCGGTCACCGAGCGCAACCACGCCACCGATACTGTGTGGACCCTGAAGTATCCCGTGGAAACCCTGGAGGACATCGCGAAGCTGCAGTCCGTTCCCTGGGAACTGCCGGCGGGCTTGGAGCCTCCCGACCTGTCCTCGCTGCCGGGCGCCTTCGCGACGCGGGGCATTGTCCATTCCGGCGTATCGTCGCCGTTTGTGTGTGTTGCGGGCATGATGCGCTACGAGCGGTTCCTGGAGCTGTGCGCTACCGAGCTGAACCTCCTGAGGGAACTGACCCAACTGTGCCTGGACCGGATTCTTGACGTTCTGGATGTGCTGCTCTCCCAGAACAGTGTCGAGTGGGTGTGGATGGGCGGCTGCGAGTGGGTGACTCCCCCGATGGGTTCGAACCGGGTCTACGACGAGTTGGTCCAGCCGTTCGAGCGGCGGGTCATCGAACGGGTCCATGCGGGTGGGGCGTTGAGCCACGTGCATTGCCACGGCAACGTCCGCTCGACCCTGGCACGCGTGATCGAACGCGGCGCGGACTACTTCGAGCCGGTGGAACCGCCTCCGGACGGCGACGTCAGCTTTGCCGAGGCCAAAGAGCTTGCGGACGGCCGGATCACCCTCGGGGGAAACATCGAGGCCAGGCTGCTGGAACACGAGGAACCGGAAGTCGTCGAGAAAGCGGCGCGAAACGCATTCGAAGGAGGCAAGGCCAGGATGGTTCTCCAGACGACGGCCGAACCGCTTGCCCGGATGACGTCCCGGATGGTGGAGAACTATCACCGGATGCTCGACGTTTGGGAAGAGCTCTCACCGGCGTGA